A portion of the Nitrospinota bacterium genome contains these proteins:
- the rplN gene encoding 50S ribosomal protein L14 codes for MCIKVLGGTRKRYAKLGDIIVVSIKEALPNSPVKKGDVKRAVVVRTSKEQKRMDGSYIKFDKNSAVLINELKEPMGTRIFGPVARELRAKKFIKIISLAPEVL; via the coding sequence ATGTGTATCAAGGTCTTGGGTGGCACGAGAAAGAGATATGCTAAATTAGGTGATATCATTGTTGTAAGTATTAAAGAAGCGCTTCCTAACAGTCCTGTAAAAAAAGGGGATGTTAAACGTGCAGTAGTGGTAAGGACTTCAAAAGAGCAAAAAAGAATGGATGGTTCCTACATTAAATTTGATAAAAATTCTGCTGTATTGATAAATGAACTAAAAGAACCGATGGGAACACGAATCTTTGGTCCAGTTGCAAGAGAGTTAAGGGCAAAAAAATTTATTAAGATTATCTCTCTTGCTCCTGAGGTTCTTTAA